A region of Thermus hydrothermalis DNA encodes the following proteins:
- a CDS encoding recombinase XerD, whose amino-acid sequence MAEERLALEPWDFPDERKRLVGEALARWDEGVLGDGVWAFLVRTRKKPDREVPPLVRAFVRWLALQGRRWPALEAGEIRAYLLWIKAHGFPGGTKGPLAWNTVERARGALGHFLRFLEWAGHPMPPHVEYPPRFTPYALSRRPLTEEEWGRLWSLAESYTPAYWRPVLKVLLVLVGEVGLTAKEAVGLWRADLQGERLLVRGERLREVPLSPWVKEVLEDWLPLRDYLASHQPLPYPHLLLSPGPRKGKGKPFTYDDAKWLLKELARLAGMAAKGDRARGDLLHRLRWRAIRRYLQAGHPKEKVAYWTGMRSLLLPGWGEG is encoded by the coding sequence ATGGCGGAGGAGAGGCTGGCCCTGGAGCCTTGGGACTTCCCAGATGAGCGGAAGCGGCTCGTGGGGGAGGCCCTGGCGCGGTGGGACGAGGGGGTCTTAGGGGACGGGGTGTGGGCCTTCCTGGTACGCACCCGCAAGAAGCCCGACCGGGAGGTGCCCCCCTTGGTGCGGGCCTTTGTCCGGTGGCTCGCCCTCCAGGGGAGGAGGTGGCCCGCCCTGGAGGCCGGGGAGATCCGCGCCTACCTTCTCTGGATCAAGGCGCACGGCTTCCCCGGGGGGACCAAGGGGCCTTTGGCCTGGAACACCGTGGAGCGGGCCCGGGGGGCTTTGGGCCATTTCCTCCGCTTCCTGGAGTGGGCCGGGCATCCCATGCCCCCCCATGTGGAGTATCCCCCGCGTTTCACCCCTTACGCCCTGAGCCGGAGGCCCCTCACGGAGGAAGAGTGGGGGCGCCTCTGGAGCTTGGCGGAGAGCTACACCCCCGCCTACTGGCGTCCCGTCCTCAAGGTCCTCCTGGTCCTGGTGGGGGAGGTGGGCCTCACCGCCAAGGAGGCGGTGGGCCTGTGGCGGGCGGACCTGCAGGGGGAGAGGCTTCTGGTGCGGGGGGAGCGGCTAAGGGAGGTCCCCCTCTCCCCTTGGGTCAAGGAGGTCCTGGAGGACTGGCTCCCCTTGCGGGACTACCTGGCGAGCCACCAGCCCCTCCCCTACCCTCACCTCCTCCTCTCCCCGGGGCCCAGGAAGGGCAAGGGGAAGCCCTTCACCTACGACGACGCCAAGTGGCTCCTCAAGGAGCTCGCCCGCCTGGCGGGAATGGCCGCCAAGGGCGACCGGGCCCGGGGGGATCTCCTCCACCGCCTAAGGTGGCGGGCCATCCGCAGGTACCTCCAGGCGGGGCATCCCAAGGAGAAGGTGGCCTACTGGACCGGGATGCGGAGCCTCCTCCTGCCAGGGTGGGGGGAGGGGTAG
- a CDS encoding transcriptional regulator, protein MPRRPLYQPEKFQGLPCSARLVWFHIWALGEGEYSARKLAEDLEMSPSMAAHALRLLVQRELLQVVRPPSGSRGGVYRVATRRSS, encoded by the coding sequence GTGCCTAGGCGTCCTCTCTATCAGCCAGAAAAGTTCCAGGGCCTACCCTGCTCGGCCCGCCTGGTCTGGTTCCATATCTGGGCCTTGGGGGAAGGTGAGTATTCGGCCCGCAAGCTCGCCGAAGATCTGGAGATGAGCCCCAGCATGGCGGCCCACGCCCTCAGACTTTTAGTTCAACGGGAGCTTCTTCAGGTGGTTCGCCCCCCCTCTGGCTCCCGGGGCGGCGTGTACCGGGTGGCCACGAGGCGCTCCAGCTAA
- a CDS encoding PD-(D/E)XK nuclease family protein, which translates to MYQDWLFKDHPSGWRLRYKRNGGGYEVSRDGVNWRPVPSVTQITGILNKNLHEWAVRQVVEYLREELVPGLVITEEEAGRILDGAAKAHRQAVQKAAGRGSDFHAWAEAYLKGKPFSLPSEEPLRSMAQALVEWWEGNGGRAARGEEAVFHPEHLYAGRVDLVAHFGGRLLVVDLKTSSRVYPEHLLQVGAYALALQAEGVAVEGGMVLCLGDGLKPVEVPLEEAAEAFLGLLQAWRFVKGLSP; encoded by the coding sequence ATGTATCAAGACTGGCTGTTCAAGGACCACCCCAGCGGCTGGCGCCTGCGCTATAAGCGGAACGGGGGCGGCTACGAGGTTTCCCGGGACGGGGTGAACTGGCGACCCGTCCCCTCCGTTACCCAAATCACCGGCATCCTCAACAAGAACCTTCACGAATGGGCGGTTCGCCAGGTGGTGGAGTACCTGCGGGAAGAGCTGGTCCCGGGCCTCGTCATCACGGAGGAAGAGGCGGGGCGGATCTTGGATGGGGCGGCCAAGGCCCACCGCCAGGCGGTCCAGAAGGCGGCGGGCCGGGGCTCGGACTTCCACGCCTGGGCGGAGGCCTACTTGAAGGGCAAACCTTTTTCCCTACCTTCCGAGGAGCCCCTGCGGAGCATGGCCCAGGCCCTCGTGGAGTGGTGGGAGGGCAATGGGGGAAGGGCGGCGCGGGGGGAGGAGGCGGTCTTCCACCCCGAACACCTCTACGCCGGGCGGGTGGACCTGGTGGCCCACTTCGGGGGGCGGCTTTTGGTGGTGGACCTGAAGACCTCCTCCCGGGTGTACCCGGAGCACCTTCTCCAGGTGGGCGCCTACGCCTTGGCCCTCCAGGCGGAGGGGGTGGCGGTGGAGGGGGGCATGGTCCTTTGTCTGGGGGACGGCCTTAAGCCGGTGGAGGTTCCCCTGGAGGAGGCGGCGGAGGCCTTTCTGGGGCTCCTCCAGGCCTGGCGGTTCGTGAAGGGCCTCAGCCCTTGA